In one Gracilinanus agilis isolate LMUSP501 chromosome 6, AgileGrace, whole genome shotgun sequence genomic region, the following are encoded:
- the ADRA2C gene encoding alpha-2C adrenergic receptor — MDLQLTTNSTDSGDRGGSSNESLERQPPSQYSPAEVAGLAAVVSFLIVFTIVGNVLVVIAVLTSRALKAPQNLFLVSLASADILVATLVMPFSLANELMNYWYFGKVWCDIYLALDVLFCTSSIVHLCAISLDRYWSVTQAVEYNLKRTPRRIKGIIVTVWLISAVISFPPLISLYRDPEDDLYPQCELNDETWYILSSCIGSFFAPCIIMVLVYVRIYRVAKLRTRTLSEKRTVPEGSSQTENGLSRPPVGAGTSTAAAAAASLRLQAGENGHYHLHHHHHHLHHHHHHHHHQLRKSAELEDIELEESSTSENRRRRRSREEAAARKGSRGFSFSFSSTKGGQSAGAGSRLSRASNRSLEFFSSHRRRKRSSLCRRKVTQAREKRFTFVLAVVMGVFVVCWFPFFFTYSLYGICREACQVPETLFKFFFWIGYCNSSLNPVIYTIFNQDFRRSFKHILFKKKKKTFLQ, encoded by the coding sequence ATGGATCTCCAGCTGACAACCAACAGTACCGACTCTGGCGACCGAGGGGGATCTTCCAACGAGTCCCTGGAGAGACAGCCCCCGAGCCAATACTCTCCTGCAGAAGTGGCCGGCTTGGCCGCGGTGGTGAGCTTTCTCATCGTCTTCACCATCGTGGGTAACGTGCTGGTGGTGATTGCCGTGTTGACCAGCCGAGCCCTGAAAGCACCCCAAAACTTGTTCCTGGTGTCCCTGGCCAGCGCTGACATACTGGTGGCCACTTTGGTCATGCCTTTCTCGCTAGCCAATGAGCTCATGAACTACTGGTACTTCGGAAAAGTGTGGTGCGACATTTACCTGGCGCTAGACGTCCTCTTCTGCACCTCCTCCATAGTGCACCTGTGCGCCATCAGCCTGGACCGCTACTGGTCCGTGACGCAGGCGGTGGAGTACAACCTGAAACGCACCCCGCGCCGAATCAAGGGCATTATCGTAACTGTGTGGCTCATCTCAGCGGTCATCTCCTTTCCTCCGCTCATCTCCCTCTACCGGGACCCGGAGGACGACCTGTACCCCCAGTGCGAGCTCAACGACGAGACGTGGTACATCCTTTCGTCCTGCATTGGCTCCTTCTTCGCGCCCTGCATCATCATGGTGCTGGTCTACGTTCGCATCTACCGAGTGGCCAAGCTGCGGACACGGACGCTGTCGGAGAAGCGCACTGTGCCCGAGGGTTCTTCCCAGACCGAGAACGGGCTCAGCCGACCGCCAGTGGGGGCAGGGACCTCGACCGCCGCAGCTGCCGCCGCCTCCCTACGTCTCCAGGCTGGTGAAAATGGGCACTAtcacctccaccaccaccaccatcaccttcaccatcaccaccaccatcaccatcaccagcTGCGCAAGAGTGCGGAGCTCGAGGACATCGAACTGGAGGAGAGTAGCACCTCCGAGAACCGGCGCAGGCGGCGCAGCCGAGAGGAGGCGGCAGCCCGTAAGGGCAGCCGCggcttctccttttctttttcctccaccAAAGGAGGCCAGTCTGCTGGTGCTGGGAGCCGCCTGTCCCGGGCCAGCAACCGCTCCCTCGAGTTCTTCTCGTCCCACAGGCGCCGCAAGCGCAGCAGCCTGTGCCGCCGAAAGGTGACTCAGGCCAGAGAGAAGCGCTTCACATTCGTGCTCGCTGTGGTCATGGGCGTGTTCGTCGTGTGCTGGTTCCCTTTCTTTTTCACCTACAGCCTGTACGGCATCTGCAGGGAGGCCTGCCAGGTGCCCGAGACTctcttcaagttctttttctggatcgGTTATTGCAATAGCTCCCTCAACCCGGTTATCTACACCATCTTCAACCAAGACTTCCGGAGGTCCTTCAAGCACATCCTgttcaaaaagaagaagaagacctTCTTGCAGTGA